The following proteins come from a genomic window of Drosophila sulfurigaster albostrigata strain 15112-1811.04 chromosome X, ASM2355843v2, whole genome shotgun sequence:
- the LOC133847092 gene encoding hornerin, with the protein MYPASASSNAAAAAAATKFQNRCVSPQFASFAPPPPSDYPPPQQQQQQQQQQQLLSGQTTAVAVHSAPGHGSMRHLQRNQALTMSGHGHGHGHPGHPGHGHASHGHGINMGMNMAMGMGHGAATLGHHHQGGHRGDLIFPDDMDSIEFCMPAPPSSSSSSSQQNGELLLLQGSHGEAFTERRRRGHSRRSNHKMDVEQQVKWSRKNIAATMERFEPTTNTQSSSSTSSLDYGFAAGVMTPSSSSATPSHGAGSGSLGMSSTPSLHVAFNGGGGAAGGSSTASGSGGGGGGGAAAAAAGAPFNHVYSYAYYEPGAAKCHTNVPAQGNGHHHNNHHHQQQQPQPHPHSKSPPRNSIRALLAKSFRSKSSSHSGQSTSSSPSAEERDRHTYTTRYGTTENLYEEVSDQKIRKVLSDNRIASSGSGNVKEELRRVQHNHFRVLDELNLSLEALIMPPTPPDISPSHGGPASASASSSDVQHEAPTTSHSSGSGSGSGSGSNSGFGMGMGMSIGMGMGGMGGMTGMGGMTGMGGMTGMGGMGAMGNSSSSSSSSAQAAKNQVLATGQRPRRGGLLGGAATSAASNSSSASHASLENLSSTLNSMELKDHAHSSCINPEFDEGDLDSGFSGSGSSSGASYNESLRYYKTGTPTSHSHSHNHHSHSQSQSQSHNNNNGGGGGGGSNSNNNNHIHTLPHNLNRSCRSSTASGTSTSKSSMASCGEDQGIAGMGLGGIGGMAGMPMGGMPMTMTPGIAMNMAMVGALPESAASVSPFNYQRRCSADQQRASGRSMASTAGSGSGNGAVAVAAMATGAKPKKNFWTMKP; encoded by the exons atgtaTCCGGCCAGCGCCAGCAGcaatgccgccgccgccgctgccgcaaCCAAGTTCCAGAACCGTTGTGTGTCGCCGCAATTCGCCAGCTTTGCGCCGCCACCGCCCTCCGATTATCCGCCgcctcagcaacaacaacaacagcagcagcagcaacagttgctgtcgGGACAAACCACCGCGGTGGCTGTGCACAGTGCACCGGGACACGGCTCGATGCGACATCTGCAGCGCAACCAGGCGCTGACCATGAGTGGCCACGGACATGGGCATGGCCATCCGGGACATCCAGGTCATGGTCATGCCTCACATGGACATGGCATCAATATGGGCATGAATATGGCCATGGGCATGGGACATGGCGCCGCCACATTGGGACATCACCATCAGGGTGGCCATCGCGGCGATCTCATATTCCCCGATGACATGGATAGCATTGAGTTCTGCATGCCAGCACCGCCAtcgtcctcgtcctcatcGTCACAGCAAAACGGGgagctgctcctgctccaaGGCAGCCACGGGGAGGCATTCACGGAGCGACGACGTCGTGGCCACAGTCGACGCAGCAATCACAAGATGGATGTGGAGCAGCAA GTGAAATGGTCGCGCAAGAACATCGCCGCCACTATGGAGCGCTTTGAGCCCACCACGAACAcacagtcgtcgtcgtcgacctCCTCGCTGGACTATGGCTTCGCCGCCGGCGTCATGacgcccagcagcagcagtgccACGCCCTCGCACGGCGCTGGCTCCGGCTCGTTGGGCATGTCCTCGACACCCTCGCTGCACGTTGCCTTCAACGGCGGAGGCGGCGCAGCTGGCGGCAGCAGCACAGCCAGCGGAAGCggcggcggaggaggaggaggagcagcagcagctgcagccggAGCACCATTCAATCATGTGTATTCGTATGCTTACTACGAACCCGGGGCAGCCAAATGCCATACGAATGTGCCCGCCCAGGGCAACGGTCACCATCACAATAACCATcaccatcaacagcagcagccgcagccgcatcCGCACTCGAAGAGTCCGCCACGCAACTCGATACGCGCACTGCTGGCGAAGAGTTTTCGCTCAAAGTCATCGTCGCACAGCGGCCAATCGACATCGTCGTCGCCCAGCGCCGAGGAGCGGGATCGTCACACGTACACCACACGCTACGGCACCACCGAGAATCTGTACGAGGAGGTCAGCGATCAAAAGATACGCAAGGTGCTATCCGACAATCGGATCGCCAGCTCCGGTTCGGGCAATGTCAAGGAGGAGCTGCGTCGTGTGCAGCACAATCACTTCCGGGTGCTCGACGAATTGAATCTGTCGCTGGAGGCCCTGATCATGCCGCCCACGCCGCCCGACATCAGTCCCAGCCACGGCGGACCGGCCAGCGCCAGCGCAAGTTCCAGCGATGTGCAGCACGAGGCGCCAACCACAAGtcacagcagcggcagcggcagtggcagtggaagtggcagcaacagcggcttTGGCATGGGAATGGGCATGAGCataggaatgggaatgggggGCATGGGTGGCATGACTGGCATGGGTGGCATGACTGGCATGGGTGGCATGACTGGCATGGGTGGCATGGGTGCCATGGGCAAcagctcgtcgtcgtcgtcatcgtccgCACAGGCGGCCAAGAATCAAGTGCTGGCCACAGGCCAGCGGCCACGTCGCGGCGGTTTGCTGGGCGGTGCGGCGACAAGTGCCGCATCCAATTCGAGCTCGGCATCGCATGCCAGCCTGGAGAATCTGTCGAGCACATTGAACAGCATGGAGCTGAAGGATCATGCGCACAGCAGCTGCATCAATCCGGAGTTCGATGAGGGCGACCTGGACAGCGGCTtcagtggcagcggcagcagtagTGGCGCCAGCTACAATGAGAGTCTGCGCTACTATAAAACGGGCACGCCCaccagccacagccacagccataATCACCACAGCCATagtcagagccagagccagagtcacaataacaacaatggaggaggcggaggcggtggaagcaacagcaacaataataatcacaTTCACACACTGCCGCACAATCTGAATCGCAGCTGTCGATCCTCGACCGCATCGGGCACATCCACATCGAAGAGCAGCATGGCCAGCTGTGGCGAGGATCAGGGCATTGCTGGCATGGGTCTGGGTGGCATCGGTGGCATGGCAGGCATGCCGATGGGCGGTATGCCCATGACCATGACTCCAGGCATAGCCATGAACATGGCCATGGTCGGTGCCCTGCCGGAGTCGGCGGCGTCCGTCTCCCCCTTCAACTATCAGCGTCGATGCTCGGCGGATCAGCAGCGGGCCTCGGGACGCTCGATGGCCTCGACTGCGGGATCTGGTTCCGGAAATGGAGCTGTGGCCGTTGCTGCCATGGCGACTGGCGCGAAACCCAAAAAGAATTTCTGGACCATGAAACCGTGA